The sequence ataatggatcgtgaggttaaaagacttaagcaaaacaagataccaattgttaaggttcgatggaatgctcgtagaggactcgagttcacctgggagcgtgaagatcagatgaagaagaaatacccgcatctatttccagaagattcgtcaacaccttcaacagcttaaaatttcgggacgaaatttatttaacgggtaggtactgtagtgacccgaacttttccatgtttatatatattaattgagattgatatttacatgattaaatgtttccaacatgttaagcaatcaaacttgttaagacttgattaattgaaatatgtttcatatagacaattgaccggcgattcacgaacgttaaaacttgtaaaaacgacatgacgatatatatatggatatacatatggttaacatgagattatgataagtaagtatctccataagtatattaacaatgagttatatacatataaacaagactactaacttaaggatttcgaaacgagacatatatgtaacgattatcgttgtaacgacatttaaatgtatatatatcatattaagatatattaatatatcataatatcatgataatataataatttaacatctcattagatataataaacaatgggttaacaacattaattgagatcgttaacttaaaggtttcaaaacaacacttacatgtaacgactaacgatgacttaacgactcagttaaaatgtatatacatgtagtgtatttagatgtattaaaatacttttggaagacttcaagacatatatcaaaacactcatacttaacgaaaatggttacagttactttcccattcttttctttcatcaagaattctagtcgtattcttacccgtattatacacagcttcaaaacgtacttactatgggtatataccaataggaactagcatgggattccactcttgattatgtcatgtatgactaatcaattttaacttctaccatgagctagtcaactaactagaactccttttaaccccactcaccactcaccaattaccactcatcattcactccatttcacttccaattctctttctaattctctctcaacacacacacactattatgaacgtatttttccagtagttaatcatcatcttcatcaaaaatcacttcaagaatcaagctataatcatcataggaagaacacttcaagaacacttcaaaaatcccttcaagtttactaatttacttccaagctttctaatccattccaagtaatcatctaagatcaagaaacctttgttatatacagtaggttatctttcttattcaaggtaatattcatattcaaactttgattcaatttctataactataaactatcttaattcgagtaaaaatcttacttgaacttgtttttgtgtcatgatcctacttcaagaactttcaagccatccaagatcctttgaagctagatcatttcttgtcacttccagtaggtttacctactaaacttgaggtagtaatgatgttcataacatcattcgattcatatatataaaactatcttattcgaaggtttaaactcgtaatcactagaacatagtttagttaattctaaacttgttcgcaaacaaaagttaatccttctaacttgacttttaaaattaactacacacatgttctatatctatatgatatgctaacttaatgatttaaaacctggaaacacgaaaaacaccgtaaaaccggatttacgccgtcgtagtaacaccgcgggctgttttgggttagttaattaaaaactatgataaactttgatttaaaagttgttattctgagaaaatgatttttattatgaacatgaaactatatccaaaaattatggttaaactcaaagtggaagtatgttttctaaaatggtcatctagacgtcgttctttcgactgaaatgactacctttaaaaaaacaacctgtaacttattttttcgactataaacctatactttttctgtttagattcataaaatagaattcaatatgaaaccatagcaatttgattcactcaaaacggatttaaaatgaagaagttatgggtaaaacaagattggataatttttctcattttagctacgtgaaaattggtaacaaatctattccaaccataacttaatcaacttgtattgtatattatgtaatcttgagataccatagacacgtatacaatgtttcgacctatcatgtcgacacatctatatatatttcggaacaaccatagacactctatatgtgaatgttggagttagctatacagggttgaggttgattccaaaatatatatagtttgagttgtgatcaatactgagatacgtatacactgggtcgtggattgattcaagataatatttatcgatttatttctgtacatctaattgtggacaactagttgtaggttactaacgaggacagctgacttaataaacttaaaacatcaaaatatattaaaagtgttgtaaatatattttgaacatactttaatatatatgtatatattattataggttcgtgaatcaacagtggccaagtcttacttctcgacgaagtaaaaatctgtgaaagtgagttatagtcccactcttaaaatctaatatttttgggatgagaatacatgcaggttttataaatgatttacaaaatagacacaagtacgtgaaactacattctatggttgaattatcgaaatcgaatatgcccatttttattaagtctggtaatctaagaattagggaacagacaccctaattgacgcgaatcctaaagatagatctattgggcctaacaaaccccatccaaagtaccggatgctttagtacttcgaaatttatatcatatccgaagggtgtcccggaatgatggggatattcttatatatgcatcttgttaatgtcggttaccaggtgttcaccatatgaatgatttttatctctatgtatgggatgtgtattgaaatatgaaatcttgtggtctattattatgatttgatatatataggttaaacctataactcaccaacatttttgttgatgttttaagcatgtttattctcaggtgattattaagagcttccgctatcgcatacttaaataaggatgagatttggagtccatgcttgtatgatattgtgtaaaaactgcattcaagaaacttattttgttgtaacatatttgtattgtaaaccattatgtaatggtcgtgtgtaaacaggatattttagattatcattatttgataatctacgtaaagctttttaaacctttattgatgaaataaaggttatggtttgttttaaaatgaatgcagtctttgaaaaacgtctcatatagaggtcaaaacctcgcaacgaaatcaattaatatggaacgtttttaatcaataagaacgggacatttcaaattttaACTAGTTTTATTGATCTCTGTTCGTTTATAATCAATCAAGTGTGTTTGTATTCAATCACTTGTAATTTTTATACAATTTTTGTGATCAGATTGTAATTTTTATGGTTTTCAATCACTTGTGATTAAACCACATGTTCCGACATATGATGACGTATGACGTCTAGCTCGTAATTCACCATGTATGTTTCTTGCTTTTTTGTTacttttttatattaaaatatatacattAGGTTAGGTTTTGATTGTTGTGATAAAGTGATATGTTTCAAAACATTGAATAGAGTAAATGATTCTTGCAGATTCTTTAACGAAGTGGAGTCATTGCGTGAATTGTTTGATCTCTTTGAGAGATTCATCTGTATACTAAGTAGTAAGTGATGGCTTGAGTGTAGATACATTATCTTTTATATAGATAGATACTTGATTTAATTAGTATATTGCAAGTTATGTCCCCGTAGAGTTAACGAGTTAGCGTGTCACTTTAACTAAAAGTCACACAATTGAAGTGTGAACACTTTTTCTACTCAAAGAAATTAGTTTTATTACCGAAGTCGCCAACATTTTTGTAAAATTTACATGGTATTTAGAGAAGTTATGTAATATACACGTGAGTCATCTCATATGTTTGTAGTCATATCCATTCTTCACTAAATGCTTGTACATAGTCAACAAACAACATAAATATATGCATTCAATGGATGATAAAAATAGCTTTATAATGTAGCAAATGCCTAATTGGTGAGAGCAAATCATTAGTTGTTGTACAGGATTTTATGCTGTGTAGATGGTTGTATCTTATAATATGTATAGTCATATGTCCTTTTGACATCAACAAACGTATAATACTACTTGACAGCATGCAAGAGAAGATTATGCAGAATTGAGACAAGAAGCCATTGATCTCCAGGAGTACTCTAATGCAAAACTTGATAGGGTAACACGATATCTTAGTGTTCTTGCTGATAAGACCCGTAAGCTAGGTATGCATTTTCTTTTTGTTCACGTTATGCTTTCAGTTTGATATCATAGGTTTGTTCTGTATATGAAATATCTCAATTATGACTTAAACATGATGTTTCATTCTTTGATTCCAGCCACTAGATTTTGGTCACCTGCAAAATGATGGAGATTTGTCTGGTTTGGTGCATCGGGGAACAATCAAGGTAAAAATCTGACACCACATACTACAGCTGTTGCAACCCCGAGATCATCCACCAAATTGGCCGCTAGGTCTGGGAAACCGAGGCTACCACACGATAATAACCGTCTTGCGCAATCTGTACCAAACTTGTCTGACTTGAGGGAACACAATACGAAGTCTTATTCTGCAGCTCGTTCTCAGTTAACAAACTATACTCGTAACAGAAGTACAAATGAAGAGATGCCACCTGTCAAGGATGAAAAGTCACGGCGGTCTCTGTCCTCGAAAAACAGCTCAGAAGTTGTCGtataaattcaatcacatgtgattgtaaaaactcCAGATTGTATTTATTTAAAGTAATctcttatgatttaatatatatgtattttgGTACATGATATGCTAATGGTTTaacatatgtattttttttttatggttAGTAACATGTAAATGATATGCTAGTGGTTTAAATGTGAATATAAATAATTTTTTTATGTACTATGGTTGATGGTTGATTGAAATTATTAACAGCTTCAGGTGATTCTGcaagtcaatcacatgtgattcggcatgccaatcacatgtgattcgacattccaatcacatgtgattcggcatgctaatcacatgtgattgtgattatgcaagtcaatcacatgtgattgtgaagacccatcacatgtgattgtgaaGATCCATCAcatggttttgggtttagggactaaatgaTTCTGCAAAAtgatttagggttttagggtttagattttagggtttaggacttagagtttagggtttagggtttagatttagggtttggaagagttttttacacgaacggtttagagtttagggtttagggtttaggattttagTCTTATCTAATCACATGTGCTTGGCTTATCCAACCCCATAGATCATATACACAACTTTTTGATTAACATTCTGGACTATGGTTGATTGAATTTGTTAAACAGCTACAAGTGATTCTGCAATTCAATCACTGGTGATTGTGacagccaatcacttgtgattgtgaAGGCCAACCCATGTGATTAAATAATCTAATCACATGCGATTTTGAAAGCCAATATTATTGTGATTATATAACAAAGGCAATCATATGATTCTACCAATCAATCAAATATGATTTATAAGCCAAGAACatgtaattattataagtatttaataaCAAAGATGATTCTAAAACTGTTGGCTTATCGCATAAATCATTAACACAACCGTCGGCtcaccaatcacatgtgattggattatctgatcacatgtgattggcttatctaatcacatgtgattggattatcCAATGCCATAGATCATATACACAACTGTTGATTAACATTCTGTgaaacaataataaaaaaataaagactGTTTCTCTCATTAACAACTTTTGCAACTACATGCAACCAAATCACATAACATAATCGCCAACAAATCAAACAATTTGCAATTGCATGCTGCCAAATCCCAAGATATATCAATCATGACAATAAAAGAAAAAAATCGGATTAACAACCATTGAAACCATCAAATTTGGTTCAAAATTAGCATAATGGACTAGCAATATGAAATATCATGCAAGCCAAACTGAGAATATAACGACTCATCATGTATGATTTCAACAAAACAGAGTGAAACTCAACATCCATTAAGGCCATAATCTAACAGTATCCATCAAACCAAATCTAAGCAGTAAGCGAATCAGCACAACCAGCCTCCTTAATCTTCTTCTCTGCAGTTTTTGAAATAAGTTTTGCCTTAACAACCATTGGTTGTGAAAGTGGAACCATTCCATTTCACAAAACTTTAAAGTAACCAAACTGAGTAACATCAACAACCGGTACCTTATCACCAGAAGCTTTCTCTTTCACATCTTGTGGGACCATTTTCCAAGCTTATCGACATTAATCCAACACAAGCCAAACAATTTCCAAATCATGAGTTCAACCAGCACATCAGTGTCACATCTAATAAATGATGAGCACAAATTAGGTTTCTAAACACCtaaatatgtaaaaaaaaataaaggcATCATGAGATGGATCAACTACATgtgataaatacaaaaatataatttcAGAACTCCTACAAATAACATCAaatgtaatcacatgtgattgaaaaggaAAAAAATTAACATACCTTCAGCAGTTTTATCTTCATTAATTTTTTCATCACTCATATCGTCTTCATCTTTGCTCCAGCTTTTGCTATGCCATTGGCCTCAGATTTTGATCCTACCTATTACACGAGCAAAATTTTTATATTACCGTACCCATACAGTCATTATCTCACATTGCATGGAGACTCAAAAATATAGAACCATAGAGGCATAGATagataaatatatcatatatagatgAATGATGAATGTGGGTCTAGATAAAATGATGACAATTTCAAAGATCTTAATCTGAATGAAGCATAAATGTGGTTCAAATCCCATTATTGTCCACTTTAgcaaagaaataaaaaaatatagtttGAGATATGTGAATCTCCATTATTGTCCACTAATGCTTTttagaaaatcacatgtgatttaaatgtttactcagtatAACTTCAATAAATAACATATGATCACTGATATTTTACTCTCActaattcatatcgaaaaaaaGAAAATCAAATGTGATTTTTAATGTTATTTAAATGTTAACCCGAGTCATCCCAACGGTCTCCCCCAATCCTAAAGGGAAATGGATCAAATGGGCTCTTCATAAGTGTATCGTTCAAAATTATCTGCTCTAGTTCATGGTAAACAGAAATGAAGAATTAATTATGGAACTAAAAATTTCAATATGAGCATTACCTAGCCTATAGTTGTTAGTGGATTCAATATATTCTTCTTTTGTCATTTTATCGATTAGCTTGCGAACAATATTTTGATTAGCCTCTCCACCAAACATGCTTTGAAGTATAGAAATAGTAATGTAGTTCATTGGAAGAACGTGATGAAGTGCCTGCAGTTATATAGAAGCTACATATCAATGGCATCCTAATAACATGTATGGTTTACTTCACATTTAACAAACAGCTTCAAAATATAAAACATCAAATCTGCTAATCTAAATAAGAAATATACATACAAGAAGAAAAATAATGAGAGCCAACTGAAGATGTTAAAAGTGCTCACTTTCATGTACATATGAAGTTCACTTGCAGTGGGTGAACTTTTCTTGCTGATGTTAACAAGGTGATCAGCTTCCTCTTTCACAGCTTCAAATTCATACTCTGGCTCCTTTAATTGGCAATATAAATCTAATAAGTGAGGTTAGCTATTGATTATAAGAGTGCCTCAAAGAAGTATAAGAGTTGAGCTTCAGCCTTTAACATAAAACGCAATCACATGTATTGACAGTTAATCACTTTTAAATCACAATAATGTATTATCATAAAacgcaatcacatgtgattcaatACGAAAAAATTTACATCATTTTGATTTCATCACATGTATAATCACATGTATTAACATAAACACAATCACATGTATTGATCATCAATCACTTCAAATCACAGTAATGTATTATCATAAAacgcaatcacatgtgattcaatACGAAACAAATTACATACCTGTAGCGTTATTAATGATTTCTTCATCACTGATCTCGTATTCTGGTTCAATTGATTCGTTTTCTGGCTCCATTGATTCGTATTCTGCTTCCATTGATTAATTGATTGGACAATTTGATTGGCTGGAGTGAAACGAATATCAAGCCTTTGCCGGTGTGAACGAATATCAAGCAAATCGACCGAGTGTATGAAGATTACGTGATCTAACGATGTGATTACGCAATTCGCCGGAAGTTTTAAAGCAATCAGAGTGAACGATttgtagggtttagggtttcaaTCGCCATCATCGTTCTCAGATCTCGATCTGTAATTTGAGATCTGTAATGTATTTTTGTTTAAAATATGTAAAATGACTATACTACCCTTCCTTTGTTATTTGTTGTGTTAATCTTGTTCATTGATCTCATTTGATCCAAGGGCTGGAAATGATCCCTTGGATTTCAACCTTTTCTTTGGTTTCTTTGGATTACAACTCATTATTATAGACATTAAAAAAAGAAAATCCTATATTAGCTTTGTTGTATCTTTAAACCATTGTTTTTCCAGCTTACAAGTTTATACATGTTCTTAGCAAGTGATAATGCTTATGTTGTGGTTTTAGATCCCTAAGGATTATTATCTCACATGTGAttgtccaatcacttgtgattctgcttttccaatcacatgtgattgtccaatcacttgtgattttgctttgccaatcacttgtgattgtgaTAGTCAAATTGCACCAGAGTATGATCCTGAACTAGATGAAGAGGAGTTTTTAAAATTGGAAGATAAAAAGCATGACATTCATTCGGTTAAGGTATTTTTCCTTCTATCTACTATGTTTCTGATTCTGCTTGttaccaatcacatgtgattctgttttgacaatcacatgtgattctgctttTGCCACTCACATGTTATCTATGCTttttgccaatcacatgtgattacttTTTAATTTACTGCATCACATAATATTCCAATGTTTTGCGGCTTTATATGCAGGATTATTGTGAAGTTATCGAAGAGAAGTTCAAATTGGTTGATGACCTTAAGCTGTTTTTGTCAACCAAAATAAAAGAAGGTTTATTGAAATTTTCAAATGAGGAGACTTTGATTTCTTATCAAAGTAAATTGAATCAAGTTTTTAGAGTTGTCGAGGGCGATGAGGTGAAGGTTCTGGATCGTGATATCAAGGACGCCGATGAGAAGaataatgttgatgatgatgatgataagaaggatgatggtgaaaAAAAAAGGCTGAGGATGAGAAGGATGATTTTGATTACATGGTTAATTCTGAGAACATCGAGGACGACAAAGTCAAGTCTGATTTGAGAGTTATTTGAATGCTTGTTTTCTTTTCAACAGGTTTTTTTCCACGTCTGCAGAAAGAGTCATTTCTTTGTGCTTGTGTTTGATTTGAGAGTTCCAAAGCTTAAAATACTTGACAACGCTCGCTTGACTTCAAAACTTTGCTAAAAGATACACCAAAGTTTGCACCCTCTTGGTTAGTTTTCTTTTCTAGAATGTTAGTTAtttgtatatttgtatataaaatAAGTTAGCCACTGATTGTTGACCGTATAATATCATTTCATTTTTGTATTAGCACTTTATATTTTTCAGTAATAAATACATTTTCTAAATGTCACTAGACTATTCAATCGCATGTGATTGTatcattcaatcacatgtgattacatCAGTCATTCACTTGTAATTACATAGTTCTATCACATGTACTAAAATGAGGTTATTTTTAGCACATGTGTTTTTTGAAAAGCTGATGTTTATGTTTCTAATTTGTTTTTCCAGACATACTGCTTTGGTGAGTATCTAAAAGTGCACAAGCATCCAATGACAGATCAAATTTAAAAACTAAATGCAAAGTGAATCACTTTGCCATGGGTTACAAGAGATAAGGCTGTTGATTGCGGTGTTTTTGCCATGTACCACATGGAAAGATATAAAGCCACAGCCGATGGGAATTGGATGGAGGAATTGTTTCCTGAATCGGTGGAACAAAAAAATTAGCTGAGGAAGTTGAGGGTCTGGTATGCCGCGAAGCTTTTGACACATTCTCTGAACCAGCATGCCAACTTGATGATTCGAAGTGCAAATTCATTTAACAAGTTTTATATGAAAGA comes from Rutidosis leptorrhynchoides isolate AG116_Rl617_1_P2 chromosome 4, CSIRO_AGI_Rlap_v1, whole genome shotgun sequence and encodes:
- the LOC139842306 gene encoding meiosis-specific protein ASY1-like, whose translation is MKKSLITLQEPEYEFEAVKEEADHLVNISKKSSPTASELHMYMKALHHVLPMNYITISILQSMFGGEANQNIVRKLIDKMTKEEYIESTNNYRLGNAHIEIFSSIINSSFLFTMN